The genomic DNA CTTGTAGAAGAATACCTGTCTGGTCTTCGCGAGGAAAGACGCGGCCGGTAAATACTTTCTCTCCCTTGTTGATAAAGATTTCAAAAATAGACTTGTCAATGAAGATGGAAGCAGTTGTTTCAGCTTTGTCAATGCTGCAAGAACGGCTGGTTCCAAACTCAAGAGCATATTGTTCACCTGTATTTGAACGATCGATAGTGACTGCACCTTCCTTGGTATCTACCGTAATGTTGAAGCCCTTACCGTCCTTGTCTGCTAAGAGAACCAACTCGGTCTTGGTATCCGCCGCAAAGGTCAATTCAAGCTCATAGGTATTGTTGGTATTTGAAAGATTGGTAAAGTCCTGCTCTGACTGGCGCAGGCTGCTAATGGCTTCGACAGGGTACTGATAGAGTTTTCCGTCTTTGATGGTCAGCTCCTTGACCAAGCTCATGGCTCCTTGATAATCATAGCGGTCAGTTGGATAGGTAACATCTGGCAGACCAATCCAACTGATGGCAAGTGCTCGTCCATCAGGAGCATTGAAGGCTTGGGTAGCATAGGCCTCAAAGCCGTAGTCTAAGTTTTGAATCGGAGAAGGATTGACGATGGTTGCGGTCTTTGTGTCAAACGTTTGACCTATTTTATACATATTTGGATAGATGTTTCCGTAATCAATGACACGTTTATCAAGACCTTGTGGACAATAAAGTAAGACAGGTTGTTCATCTACAAAGACCAAATTCGGGCATTCTATCATGTAGGAAGTGGCGTCGTTTTCAAAATCCAAGTCCCCTACAAAATTCCAAGATTTGTAATTATCTTTGTCTGCTTTGTAAAGTTTGACAAAACCTTTCTTGTCAAGACTTTGTGCCCCTATGATGGCGTAGTATTCCCCGTTATAGAAGAAAATCTGCGGATCACGGAAATGTTCAGTCACATCCTCTGGTTTTTCAATGAGGGTGTGAGGAACTTTTTCAAGATTTCCCTGGCTATCCAGCAGTCCGCCATTTTGATAGGTCAGGCGATCCCAGTTTTCGTCGCGGACATTGCCTGTATAGAAGATAAAGAGCTTGTCGCCAAACTGCATGGCAGAGCCAGAATACATACCGTGGCTATCCAGTTCGGTATCCGGATAGAGAATGGTACCTGTTTCCTTAAAGTGTACGAGGTCAGTGGACTCAGTTTGTACCCAAGATTTCAGACCGTGTGCGGCTCCGAATGGGAAATACTGATAAAACAACTGCCATTTTCCTTTGAAGAATGAAAAACCGTTGGGGTCGTTGAGCAAACCATGAGGAGGCTCCACATGAAACTCAGAGCGCCATGGAGATGAAGCAGCATTTTCTTTGATTTTGCTGATTTCGTCCTCCGTCCACTCTGAATATGGTTTATATCTCTGTTCAATACTTAGTGACATGGTATCCTCCACATATTTTTCTTATGATTATTTACTCCAAAAGTATCTATACACTAATAGTAGATGTTTTTTGCAAAAAAAGCAACTTTTATCTCGGAAAAAAATAAAATTTCTGCAAAACGTTTGACATATTTTTTAAAAGTGATATAATAAGACCATAGAAAGCGTGAAAACACTTTCAAAAACATAAAAAATCAATAAGGAGATTTTTGCAAATGAACAATACAGAAATTGCAAAAAAAGTCATTGACGCTCTTGGCGGACACGAAAATGTTCGCAGTGTAGCTCACTGTGCGACTCGTCTTCGTGTCATGGTTGTCGATGAAGGAAAAATTGACAAGGACACTGTTGAGAACATTGAAAAAGTTCAAGGTGCTTTCTTTAATTCAGGTCAATACCAAATCATCTTTGGTACTGGTACTGTAAACAAGATTTATGAAGAAGTCGTAGCTCTTGGCTTGCCGACAGCTACTAAGGCAGAAATGAAGGCAGAAGCTGCACAACAAGGTAACTGGTTCCAACGCTCAATTCGTACCTTCGGTGACGTCTTTGTTCCAATCATCCCAGCCATCGTTGCGACAGGTCTCTTCATGGGTCTTCGCGGATTGTTGGCAGCCTTCAACATGCCATTGGAAGGTGATATCTTAACCTACTCCCAAATTCTTACTGACACAGCCTTTATCGTCTTGCCTGCCTTGGTGGTATGGTCCACCTTCCGCGTATTTGGTGGGAACCAAACCATCGGTATCGTTCTCGGTATGATGTTGATTGCTGGTCAATTGCCAAATGCCTGGGTCGTTGCATCAGGTGGCGATGTGAAACCTTTGATTTTCTTCGGATTCATCCCAGTTGTTGGTTTGCAAGGTTCCGTCTTGCCAGCCTTCATCATTGGTATCTTGGGTGCTAACTTTGAAAAAGCAGTCCGCAAGGTGGTTCCAGAAGTTTTGGACCTCTTGGTAACGCCATTTGTGACACTCTTTGTCATGTCTATTCTTGGACTCTTTGTCATCGGTCCAGTCTTCCACGTAGTAGAAAGCTACATCCTTGTGGCGACCCAAACGGTCTTGAACTTGCCATTTGGTTTGGGTGGTCTCCTCATCGGTGGGGTACACCAAATCATCGTGGTATCCGGAGTGCACCATATCTTCAACTTCCTTGAAGCACAATTGGTGGCAACAGGTGCCAACCCATTCAACGCCATCATCACAGCAGCGATGACAGCACAAGGTGCTGCAACCGTAGCGGTTGGTGTGAAGACTAAAAATCCTAAGTTGAAAGCACTTGCTTTCCCAGCAGCTCTCTCTGCCTTCCTCGGTATCACTGAGCCTGCTATCTTCGGTGTCAACTTGCGCTTCCGTAAACCATTTGTTCTTTCCTTGATCGCAGGTGCAATCGGTGGTGCCTTCGCATCTATCCTTGGTCTTGCTGGTACAGGTATGGGTGTAACAATCATCCCTGGTATGACCCTCTACTTAGGGAATGGCCAACTTCTTACTTACCTCCTCATGGTAGCAGTTTCCTTTGCACTTGGTTTTGCCCTCACTTACATGTTCGGTTATGAAGACGAAGTGACTGAAGGAGCAGCTCCTGCAAAAAAGCCTGAGGCTTCAGTAGCATCAGCTCCACTTGTTGAAGTTGCTGAAGAAACGCTTGTATCCCCACTTTCAGGTGAAGTTGTTGAATTGGCAAATGTGAATGATCCAGTCTTCTCATCTGGTGCTATGGGTAAAGGTCTTGCAGTTAAACCATCTGAAGGTGTTGTTTACGCTCCTGCAGATGCAGAAGTAACCATTGCTTTTGAAACAGGGCACGCTTATGGTTTGAAAACAGCAAGCGGTGCAGAACTCCTCATCCACATCGGTATTGATACTGTATCAATGAACGGTGAAGGTTTTGAGAAATTGGTAGCAGCAGGCGATAAGGTTAAGGCTGGTGCTCCTCTTGCCAAGTTTGACTCTAGCAAGATTGCTGCAGCTGGTTTGGATGACACAACTATGGTTATCGTAACCAACACAGCAGACTTTGCAGTGGTTGAAGGAGTTGCTCAAGGCACAGTTGCTCATGGAGCAGACTTCCTCAAAGTTGCTAAATAATTGATTGTTCGTTTTCTGACAAAATATGACTTCTGTCAAAACTAAAAATCAAAGAAAATAAGAAGAAAAAGGCGAAAGCCTTTTTCCTTTCGCTAAAATATATGGTATAATAAAGTAAATTTTATTAAAGGGAGAAGATTGATGACAAAATTGTATGGTAGCTTAGAAGCAGGTGGCACCAAGTTTGTCTGTGCAGTAGGAGATGAGCATTTTCAAGTGGTTGAAAAGACCCAGTTTCCAACAACGACACCTTATGAAACCATTGAGCGCACGGTTGAATTTTTCAAGCGCTATGAGGACCGCTTGGCTGGTATCGCTATTGGATCTTTTGGTCCGATTGATATTGACCAAAATTCTCAAACCTATGGCTTTATCACCTCTACACCAAAACCAAACTGGGCCAATGTGGATTTGTTGGGCTTGATTGCTAAGCACTTTAACATTCCATTTTACTTTACGACGGATGTTAACTCATCTGCTTTTGGTGAGGCTTTGGTTCGTAAGGGTGTGAAGAGCCTGGTCTACTATACAATTGGGACAGGTATCGGGGCAGGAGCTATCCAAAATGGTGAGTTTGTCGGCGGTGTCGGCCATACAGAGGCTGGACATACCTATGTAGCCCTCCATCCCTATGATGTCAAACACGAATTTAATGGCGTTTGTCCTTTCCACAATGGTTGCTTGGAAGGTTTGGCAGCTGGCCCGTCATTGGAAGGTCGTACGGGTATCCGCGGTGAGCTGATTGATCTCCATTCAGATGTCTGGGATGTCCAAGCCTACTACATTGCTCAGGCGGCTGTACAGGCGACCCTTCTTTACCGTCCACAAGTGATTGTCTTTGGTGGTGGAGTGATGGCGCAAGAGCACATGCTCAACCGAGTCCGTGAGAAATTTACAGGTCTGATGAATGACTACCTGCCAGTACCAGATGTGAAGGAATACATTGTCACGCCAGCCGTAGCTGAAAACGGCTCTGCCACACTGGGCAACTTTGCTCTGGCTAAGCAGATTTCGGAATAAACGATAGACCCAGCTTGACTGGGTTTTTTTCTTCTGGCAAACAATCGAAAAATTTGATATGATTGCTTTAAAGAAGTAAGATTGGAGCATTGTTATGGCAGAACCATTATTTTTACAGTCCGTCATGCAGGAAAAAATCTGGGGCGGACAGCGCCTGAAGACAGAGTTTGGCTATGAGATTCCTAGTCCGACGACAGGGGAGTACTGGGCTATTTCCGCTCACCCCAATGGGGTTTCAGTCGTGGCTAACGGCCTCCACAAGGGAAAAGCCTTGGACCAACTGTATGCGGAGCGCAGGGATCTTTTCGGCAATAGCCAGAGTCCTGTTTTTCCCCTTTTGACCAAAATTTTGGATGCGGATGACTGGCTCAGTGTGCAGGTTCACCCAGATGATGCCTATGGATTGGAGCATGAGGGAGAGTTAGGCAAAACCGAGTGCTGGTATGTGATTGCTGCAGAAGAAGGGGCAGAAATCATCTATGGTCATGCGGCTAAGAGCCGCGAGGAGTTGGCACAGATGATTGAGAAGGGTGAATGGGACCCCCTTTTGACCCATGTTCCGGTCAAGGCGGGTGATTTCTTCTTCGTCCCTAGTGGTACCATGCATGCTATCGGTAAGGGCATTCTGATTTTGGAAACCCAGCAGTCTAGCGACACCACTTATCGAGTCTATGATTTTGACCGCAAGGATGACGCAGGCAACTTACGGGAGCTTCACATCCAGCAGTCAATCGATGTCATGACTATCGGCGAGCCTGCTAACAGCCATCCTGATACCGTGGTGGTGGGGAATTTGACCGTGACGACCTATGTCAGCAATCCCTTTTTCACCGTCTACAAGTGGCAGGTGGACGGGCCAGTAGAGATGAAACGGAGTGCCCCATATAGCTTGCTCAGTGTTCTGGATGGGGAAGGACAGATTGAGGTCGATGACCAAGTTTACCCCATCAAAAAAGGCAGCCATTTTATTCTGCCGACTGATGTTGAAGCCTGGACCTTTGATGGTTGTTTAGAAATGATTGTCAGTCACCCATAATGTTCAATTGGAAAAGGACCGAGGTTTGTTCTCGGTCCTTTTTGTCAGGGAGTTACTCAAAAATAGTAGTTCGGTAGTCATCCGTCAACTTCAGGTAAGCATCGTGAAGTGCACCTTTGAGTTCAGATACCTTGTTTTCTTCGGTAGTGAAGTTTCCTGCGCTAACATCTGCTTCAACGGCCTTATCCATGAGTTCCTGTAATTGCTCGTAGGATGAAATGGTAATGGTCAGTCCATCGTATTGGATGGTGACTGGTTTGAGTTGGCCAAATTGTTGTACCCGTTCTTGGTACATGGCTTTTTTGAAGATCTTATAGTCTCCAGCGTATTCTGGCAGAATATGGCTGAAGATGAGAGAGTCTGGAACTACATCGCTTCCTTCTTGTTTGTACTGGTTGGACATGTAAGGAACCAAACCATTGACATAGCCTTTTTCTGCTAAGAGTTCAAAGGCAGTTCGACGGAAGGAGAGGTCTCCCGGCACTCGTTCAGTTGTGGCTGTTGCCCAGATTGGAGCGAAAAGGCTGAGTTTATGATAGCCGTTGTTCATGACTTCGGTCGGATTCTCGGTATCGCGCTCAATGCGGTTGGCAGATTCGCGACGTACAGTGACATCGTAGTCGATGAGGTCATCGATGGTTTTCAACTCCATGCTTGCCCATTCTTCATCTGTGAAGTCTCGCTTGATATTGACACCATAAGGGCCATACTCTTCGTAACCTGGATAGGTTTTTTCAGTAGTTTCCAGCTTGTGGAACCATTGCCGTTGGACGTCTTTGGTCTGCTTGAGAACGGAGGTGCCTTCTGCATACTCCAGTGTATAAATCAAGTCAAAGAGTCCGCGGACATATTGCTGGAGGTCATCCGCATTCTGGAAGCGGTCTGGAGTCAAGTTATGGTAGCGTGTGCCGGTATGGGCAGAGTGGTCAAAGAGAGAGTTGAAGCCGACAATGCTGTAATCAACGCGGTCAGGTGCTTGGAGCATGCCTTCCGGATAGGCTTCTAGCTGCATGCCTGCTCTGTGATTGTAGCCAAGCATATACTTGTCATAGTCAAAGGCGTGTACCATTTCATGGGTCAGGGTAACTGCCCCGTCAGTGCCCAGTAATGGGGTAATGACAAAGCTAACTTCCTGCCTCCAGGCGTAGGCGCCGGCCCAGGTTAATTCAGGTAAGAAGTAGGTGCCAGATGGGCCAAAGACTTCTTGGATTGCCTGAGTGGTTTCGGCTGTGGCAGCATCTTGTAGTTTGTCTTGCGCTTCTTGCGTCAGCTTACCAGTTTCAGAATACCAGATTCCCTTCCAAGCGTAGGCGGAAGTATCGTAAGCATACTTACCATAGCCCCCCCAAACAGGTTGGAAGTAGAGCATGGTATGGCGGTGATTTTCAGGAAGAACCCGATACCACATATCATAGTGAGCGCGATAGAGTTCAGCGTCTGCCTGAATTTGCGCCTTGATCTTGTCCAGTTCTGTTTGATAGGCTTGTGGGTCACTGGTCTTGAGGCTCATATCAATGTAGCGGTCGTACATGCTGACAATCAGGTTGGACATGTTTGATACGATATAGACGTTTTCTTCACTTGTCGTCAAGAGTGGCAGGAGCATATTGAGGTAGCTTTCACGGACTCTTGTAGTGATGACCTCCTCTGGTATTTGCGGGTTGCTGAGGCGGTCGTAGACGTTCAGCTGTTGATTTTCTTCTTCGCTCAGGGCTAACGATTTGGTTTCCAACACATAGGCATCTGTGGTTTGTTTGAACCAGTCGTTGTTGCTCATATCAGGAAGGAAGAGTTTGCGGTAGCTTTCTAGGAAGTCAGTCAAACTAGCCTTACCTGTCACGGTCGCAAGTGATTCGCCGTAGGCAGCGTAGTTGCGCTGTGGGCTATAACTAGTATAGCCATTTTGTCCGACCACTAAGAGGTTGGCCAAGGCTTGCGCTTTTCCGCCAAAGAAATCGGTGTGGAAAAGAGTCAGTTCTTTACTGCTGATGTCGCCGTACTGAATATCGTACCAGCGGTCAAGGTAGGCAAGACTGAGAAGGATTTTTTCCTTGTTGTTTAGGATTGTTTGAACGGTGTCTTTGACGGATGTTGGGTCGTCTGGGTTGACGGAATCGTCGTTGACCAGAGTTTTCTTGAGATAGTCGGTCAGGTTTTCCTTGATCTTATTGAAGGATGGCTCTAAGAAGAGTCGATCCATCTGGTGTTCTTGGTTGTCTGTCAGGCCGAGAGCTTGATAAACATTGTCTGAACGGAATTCAACAGCAGACAGAGCTGGGAGTACTTGATCGAGAATCGCATTGTAATTTTTCAGGTTTTGACGCGGTGTGTAGCCTACCTGTAAATCAAGAAGGTTGTAGTGGGCCAAATCTCCCTTGTTTTCCTGATGTTGAATGGGTAGGAATTGGACGCTGCCATTTTCAAAATGGAGGAGTAGCTGGTTGGCACTGCCCTCTTTTCCTGCTAAGTCAGAAAGAACAGTTTTATCTGCCATCGGAACCAGACTGACAATTTTTGTAGTGGCAAGTGGATGATCCAGCGGAATCTGTTTGAGAGCCTTAAGCCAGTCTTCCTTGCTGGCAAATGGGAGCAATTTTTGGAGATTGTAGTAGGCAATTTCCTGCTCGCTGCTGATGGATGTAGAGGAGCTGGTATTGGTAGAAGTAGAACTACTTGTACTAGTGTCCGTAGAAGAGGATGAGTTTAGGATGTCAGCGATGTCTTTTTCGTTGACGTAGCCTAAGTAGGTATACCCCTTGATTTGACTAGCTTCAGGCAGTTTATCTCCGACAGTGAGTTGATGGCTTTGGTTGTGGGCGGCTAAAACCTGTCCTTGCAAGGCTGCAATGCTATGGAGAGATAGGATGGAGCCGGTAGCTGTAATCACAAGGATAGAGGAAATCACTCCTTTTTTCTTTTTGCCCGCAAGGCTGACGCCCAAGATAAGAAAGGCAATGCCACTAATAGCTAGGAGGGCTCCGCTCCCCTCACCTGTTGCAGGGAGGATGCCGAAGATTTTTTTCTGATCTGCCCGGTAAACCAGATAGAGGGTTTGGTTTTCAGTGGCAGTTGCAGCGGTTAAGGACTGTTTTTCTAGTTTAGGAAGAATCAGGTCCTTTTGCGCCTTGGTCAATTCTGATTCAGCTAGGTAGCGGTATTGAACCGTCACGGAATTTGGAGTTGGAGCCAAGGCTTGCACCGGTAATTGGGAGGAGACCAAGAGTCCCATTCCAACCGCCAAGGATGCACCGCCAAGGGTCAACTGTTTCATGAGCTGTTTCTTTTTAAGCATAAGCATCACCCTTCTTTTTCTTTTTTTGGATAAAAATGGTCGCTACTATTATAACATTGAAAGGGGTTGCAAAATGCCAAAAATTTCATATTTTAGCTAAAAATAAATACAAACATAAAATGGTAGAAGTTTATTTTTCTAGGAAAGTGGTAACCTGTTCGGCTTGTTTAGGAAAAAGAAAAGGCAAAATACCCAATTTTCTGATAATTATTGAAATTCAATCGAAAATTTGATATACTGTAAGCAATTACAGTGTAAAGAGGAAAATATGACAACATTATTAGAAAAAACACGCGACATTACCTCGATTTTGAAGCGTTCTGAGGAGCAGTTGGCAGAAGAGTTGCCATACAATGCCATAGCAGAGCATTTGTCAGAGATTATCGATTGTAATGCTTGTATTATCAACAGCGAAGGTGAAGTCTTGGGCTATCACATGAAGTATAAGACCAACAACGACCGAGTAGAGGAATTTTTTATCAACAAGCAATTCCCAGAGGACTACATTAAGGCTGTGGCCCAAGTCTACGACACGCAGGTCAACCTTCCAGTGGAGAGTGAGTTGACAGCTATTCCGGTTGAGTCGCGTTCAACCTACCCAGGAGGCTTGACGACAATTGCCCCAATCCATGTGACGGGTATCCGCTTTGGCTCGCTGATTATCTGGCGCAATGAAGAGCAGTTTTTGGAGGATGACTTAATCCTAGTAGAAATTGCGGCGACCGTAGTAGGTATTCAGTTGCTCAATTTCCAGCGGGAAGAAGACGAGAAAAATATCCGCCGCCGTGCAGCGGTGAATATGGCAGTCAACACCCTATCTTACTCCGAAATGAAGGCAGTTTCTGCCATCTTGGGTGAACTCAAGGGCAACGAAGGCCAGTTGACAGCCTCTGTTATCGCAGACAGAATCGGTATCACCCGTTCCGTTATCGTCAATGCCCTGCGGAAACTTGAGAGTGCAGGAATTATTGAGAGTCGATCGCTGGGGATGAAAGGAACCTATCTCAAGGTTCTCATTCCAGCTATCTTCGATGAAATCAAAAAACGTGATTATTAACAATCAAGTCCAGATGTTTATCTGGGCTTTTTTCATATGGTTCGGAACGATAAGGAAAATTGTTGCGTTTCAGAACACAACAAAACAGAATTGGTGAGTGGTGGTACTCTTATCCTATCAGTGAATCTTCTTTTTGACTTCTAGGATTCTCACATCAATTGTAGCGTTACAGAAAAGGTGGATGCTGGTATTTCTTGCGTGGAGCTTTTGCGATTTTTGTGATAAAATAGGGAGATAGTGAAAGTTTATAAGGAGCAGAATATGAAGATTTCTGAAGAAGATGTTCGACATGTTGCCAAATTGTCAAAATTGGCTTTTTCGGAACAGGAAACCCGTGAGTTTGCCACTACTTTGACCAAGATTGTTGACATGGTAGAACTCTTGAACGAAGTAGATACGACCGGAGTTCCGGTAACAACAACCATGGCAGATCGTAAGAATGTCTTGCGGGAAGATGTGGCTGTAAAAGGACAAGCAAGAGAAGACTTGTTTAAGAATGTACCAGAAGCGCAGGATAATTATATCAAGGTTCCTGCCATCCTAGAAGGGGGAGGCGACGCCTAATGAGTTTGAATCATTTATCTATTGAAGAATTGCACGACCTCCTAGTAAAGAAGGAGCTTTCGGCTCTTGAGCTGACTCAGGCGACTTTGGAAGACATCAAAAGCCGTGAAGGGGCGGTTGATAGTTTCTTGACAATCTCAGAAGAGGCTGCTCTGGCTCAAGCCGAAGCCTTGGACGAAAAAGGCATTGATGCTGACAATGTGATGGCAGCTATTCCGATTGCAGTCAAGGACAATATTTCTACCAAGGGAATTTTGACAACAGCCGCTTCCAAGATGCTCTACAATTATGAGCCGATTTTTGATGCGACAGCAGTTGAAAAACTCTACGCCAAGGACATGATTGTCATTGGGAAAACGAATTTGGATGAGTTTGCTATGGGTGGTTCCAATGAAAATTCCGCCTTTAAACCAACCAAAAACGCTTGGGATCAGACCAAGGTTCCCGGAGGTTCATCAGGAGGTTCTGCCTCAGCTGTGGCATCTGGGCAGGTGCGTTTATCGCTCGGTTCGGACACAGGTGGCTCCATTCGCCAGCCAGCAGCCTTTAGTGGGATTGTCGGCATGAAACCGACCTATGGCCGGGTATCTCGTTTTGGTCTGATTGCTTTTGGTTCTTCCTTGGATCAGATTGGTCCTTTCTCTCAAACGGTAAAGGAAAATGCTCAGCTACTAAATGTTATTTCTGGTCATGATGTCAAAGATGCGACCTCAACCAAGCAAGAGGTGGCAGACTTTACCAGCAAGATTGGTCAAGACATTAAGGGCATGAAGATTGCCCTCCCGAAAGAATATATGGGTGAAGGGATTGACCCTGCCGTGAAAGAAGTGATTCTGAAGGCAGCGCGTCATCTGGAAAGTCTCGGAGCTATCGTTGAAGAAGTGAGTTTGCCGCATTCTAAGTATGGGGTGGCGGTTTACTACATCATTGCATCGTCAGAGGCTTCTTCTAACCTGCAACGCTTTGATGGTATCCGTTACGGTTTCCGTGCAGAAGATGCGACCAGTCTGGAGGAAATCTATGTTCAGACCCGCAGTCAGGGATTTGGTGAGGAAGTTAAGCGTCGCATCATGTTGGGAACCTTCAGTTTGTCCGCAGGGTATTACGATGCTTATTTCAAAAAAGCAGGTCAGGTACGCACCTTGATTATCCGCGACTTTGAAAAAGTCTTTGCTGACTATGACTTGATTTTGGGGCCGACAGCTCCGACAGTTGCTTTCGGTCTGGACACGCTCAACCATGATCCGGTGGCCATGTACTTGGCGGATCTCTTGACCATCCCTGTCAACTTGGCAGGCCTGCCAGGAATTTCCATTCCAGCAGGTTTTGTAGAAGGATTGCCAGTTGGTTTGCAGTTGATTGGTCCAAAATACTCAGAAGAGACCATCTACCAAGTAGCGGCTGCATTTGAAGCGACAACAGATTACCACAAGCAACAACCTGTGATTTTTGGAGGTGAAGCCTAATGAACTTTGAAACGATTATTGGTCTAGAAGTCCATGTGGAGTTGAACACTAACTCTAAGATTTTCTCGCCTTCATCAGCTCATTTTGGTGAGGATCCAAACGCCAACACCAATATCATTGATTGGTCCTTCCCGGGTGTTCTTCCGGTTTTGAACAAGGGTGTTGTGGATGCAGGAATCAAGGCTGCTTTGGCCTTGAACATGGACATTCACAAGGAAATGCACTTTGACCGGAAAAATTATTTCTATCCTGACAACCCAAAAGCTTATCAGATTTCCCAGTTTGACGAGCCGATTGGCTACAACGGTTG from Streptococcus oriscaviae includes the following:
- the manA gene encoding mannose-6-phosphate isomerase, class I — encoded protein: MAEPLFLQSVMQEKIWGGQRLKTEFGYEIPSPTTGEYWAISAHPNGVSVVANGLHKGKALDQLYAERRDLFGNSQSPVFPLLTKILDADDWLSVQVHPDDAYGLEHEGELGKTECWYVIAAEEGAEIIYGHAAKSREELAQMIEKGEWDPLLTHVPVKAGDFFFVPSGTMHAIGKGILILETQQSSDTTYRVYDFDRKDDAGNLRELHIQQSIDVMTIGEPANSHPDTVVVGNLTVTTYVSNPFFTVYKWQVDGPVEMKRSAPYSLLSVLDGEGQIEVDDQVYPIKKGSHFILPTDVEAWTFDGCLEMIVSHP
- the codY gene encoding GTP-sensing pleiotropic transcriptional regulator CodY, which produces MTTLLEKTRDITSILKRSEEQLAEELPYNAIAEHLSEIIDCNACIINSEGEVLGYHMKYKTNNDRVEEFFINKQFPEDYIKAVAQVYDTQVNLPVESELTAIPVESRSTYPGGLTTIAPIHVTGIRFGSLIIWRNEEQFLEDDLILVEIAATVVGIQLLNFQREEDEKNIRRRAAVNMAVNTLSYSEMKAVSAILGELKGNEGQLTASVIADRIGITRSVIVNALRKLESAGIIESRSLGMKGTYLKVLIPAIFDEIKKRDY
- a CDS encoding PTS beta-glucoside transporter subunit IIBCA; this translates as MNNTEIAKKVIDALGGHENVRSVAHCATRLRVMVVDEGKIDKDTVENIEKVQGAFFNSGQYQIIFGTGTVNKIYEEVVALGLPTATKAEMKAEAAQQGNWFQRSIRTFGDVFVPIIPAIVATGLFMGLRGLLAAFNMPLEGDILTYSQILTDTAFIVLPALVVWSTFRVFGGNQTIGIVLGMMLIAGQLPNAWVVASGGDVKPLIFFGFIPVVGLQGSVLPAFIIGILGANFEKAVRKVVPEVLDLLVTPFVTLFVMSILGLFVIGPVFHVVESYILVATQTVLNLPFGLGGLLIGGVHQIIVVSGVHHIFNFLEAQLVATGANPFNAIITAAMTAQGAATVAVGVKTKNPKLKALAFPAALSAFLGITEPAIFGVNLRFRKPFVLSLIAGAIGGAFASILGLAGTGMGVTIIPGMTLYLGNGQLLTYLLMVAVSFALGFALTYMFGYEDEVTEGAAPAKKPEASVASAPLVEVAEETLVSPLSGEVVELANVNDPVFSSGAMGKGLAVKPSEGVVYAPADAEVTIAFETGHAYGLKTASGAELLIHIGIDTVSMNGEGFEKLVAAGDKVKAGAPLAKFDSSKIAAAGLDDTTMVIVTNTADFAVVEGVAQGTVAHGADFLKVAK
- the scrK gene encoding fructokinase ScrK produces the protein MTKLYGSLEAGGTKFVCAVGDEHFQVVEKTQFPTTTPYETIERTVEFFKRYEDRLAGIAIGSFGPIDIDQNSQTYGFITSTPKPNWANVDLLGLIAKHFNIPFYFTTDVNSSAFGEALVRKGVKSLVYYTIGTGIGAGAIQNGEFVGGVGHTEAGHTYVALHPYDVKHEFNGVCPFHNGCLEGLAAGPSLEGRTGIRGELIDLHSDVWDVQAYYIAQAAVQATLLYRPQVIVFGGGVMAQEHMLNRVREKFTGLMNDYLPVPDVKEYIVTPAVAENGSATLGNFALAKQISE
- the gatC gene encoding Asp-tRNA(Asn)/Glu-tRNA(Gln) amidotransferase subunit GatC, which codes for MKISEEDVRHVAKLSKLAFSEQETREFATTLTKIVDMVELLNEVDTTGVPVTTTMADRKNVLREDVAVKGQAREDLFKNVPEAQDNYIKVPAILEGGGDA
- a CDS encoding ZmpA/ZmpB/ZmpC family metallo-endopeptidase — encoded protein: MLKKKQLMKQLTLGGASLAVGMGLLVSSQLPVQALAPTPNSVTVQYRYLAESELTKAQKDLILPKLEKQSLTAATATENQTLYLVYRADQKKIFGILPATGEGSGALLAISGIAFLILGVSLAGKKKKGVISSILVITATGSILSLHSIAALQGQVLAAHNQSHQLTVGDKLPEASQIKGYTYLGYVNEKDIADILNSSSSTDTSTSSSTSTNTSSSTSISSEQEIAYYNLQKLLPFASKEDWLKALKQIPLDHPLATTKIVSLVPMADKTVLSDLAGKEGSANQLLLHFENGSVQFLPIQHQENKGDLAHYNLLDLQVGYTPRQNLKNYNAILDQVLPALSAVEFRSDNVYQALGLTDNQEHQMDRLFLEPSFNKIKENLTDYLKKTLVNDDSVNPDDPTSVKDTVQTILNNKEKILLSLAYLDRWYDIQYGDISSKELTLFHTDFFGGKAQALANLLVVGQNGYTSYSPQRNYAAYGESLATVTGKASLTDFLESYRKLFLPDMSNNDWFKQTTDAYVLETKSLALSEEENQQLNVYDRLSNPQIPEEVITTRVRESYLNMLLPLLTTSEENVYIVSNMSNLIVSMYDRYIDMSLKTSDPQAYQTELDKIKAQIQADAELYRAHYDMWYRVLPENHRHTMLYFQPVWGGYGKYAYDTSAYAWKGIWYSETGKLTQEAQDKLQDAATAETTQAIQEVFGPSGTYFLPELTWAGAYAWRQEVSFVITPLLGTDGAVTLTHEMVHAFDYDKYMLGYNHRAGMQLEAYPEGMLQAPDRVDYSIVGFNSLFDHSAHTGTRYHNLTPDRFQNADDLQQYVRGLFDLIYTLEYAEGTSVLKQTKDVQRQWFHKLETTEKTYPGYEEYGPYGVNIKRDFTDEEWASMELKTIDDLIDYDVTVRRESANRIERDTENPTEVMNNGYHKLSLFAPIWATATTERVPGDLSFRRTAFELLAEKGYVNGLVPYMSNQYKQEGSDVVPDSLIFSHILPEYAGDYKIFKKAMYQERVQQFGQLKPVTIQYDGLTITISSYEQLQELMDKAVEADVSAGNFTTEENKVSELKGALHDAYLKLTDDYRTTIFE
- a CDS encoding sucrose-6-phosphate hydrolase, which encodes MSLSIEQRYKPYSEWTEDEISKIKENAASSPWRSEFHVEPPHGLLNDPNGFSFFKGKWQLFYQYFPFGAAHGLKSWVQTESTDLVHFKETGTILYPDTELDSHGMYSGSAMQFGDKLFIFYTGNVRDENWDRLTYQNGGLLDSQGNLEKVPHTLIEKPEDVTEHFRDPQIFFYNGEYYAIIGAQSLDKKGFVKLYKADKDNYKSWNFVGDLDFENDATSYMIECPNLVFVDEQPVLLYCPQGLDKRVIDYGNIYPNMYKIGQTFDTKTATIVNPSPIQNLDYGFEAYATQAFNAPDGRALAISWIGLPDVTYPTDRYDYQGAMSLVKELTIKDGKLYQYPVEAISSLRQSEQDFTNLSNTNNTYELELTFAADTKTELVLLADKDGKGFNITVDTKEGAVTIDRSNTGEQYALEFGTSRSCSIDKAETTASIFIDKSIFEIFINKGEKVFTGRVFPREDQTGILLQAGEVTGKYYELKY